In the Silene latifolia isolate original U9 population chromosome 1, ASM4854445v1, whole genome shotgun sequence genome, ACCAAGTCGACTTATGAGGACTGTAGGCGTCTGGTGAGCGCCCTTTGAGTTGGTGACGTAGGTCAttgtttcttatctcttttgttttgtaaaaaaagtagagataggatgactaggtagcttataAAGCCCCGAGTTAGTTGATTAGCTTTGCCATGGGTGCAGTTTGTCGGGTAGCCTTGGAAGCACTACACGCACGTGCAGGCCTTTGTAACAACctggattataaaacaaaggaaaaacttatataaagtaaatatcagagtacgatactgataaaagggtcaaggtggcggaaacacctgaccaatccggttcgctactaaaccaaaaccaaactaatacattactcaaaggttctcaaaacataaaAGTAAACTCCTAATTAATTATTCTTCTCGCCCCTCGATGCATCCCAAACACCATCCAAACAGCGACGAGCattcaacctgagaatgggggtcgacaatcagtcgggagtaactagatgctctcccagtcatgtttacaacaattaaatataaccaacaatcattaacaattgaaatgcaaaacaagtaaacatgtgagaccatctatactcatgaaaactcgACAACAACTCACTACCAAACAATGGCATAAGAAGATAATTATTCGAAATATTGACTCTAAGTAAAACAGCATATGACGacgcataacacaaaccacattaCGACATCATGCACATCATAGAACCATTATGACCACGTACCATGTGACCAAACCAACAACctactagagcgtataacaactgcctctagtCACAAGCACAGTGTATAAAATGAACGTCGTTAGaacgtataacaactgcctctaactgtcagagcgtataacaactgcctctgaactaacggagcgtataacaactgcctccatcggtgtggatcgTATAACAACTGCATCCAAGGTAccatgtatagcgtataaccactgcctatatgtctaagacctggccagactctcggtgcaataactgtacaccgaacgacactcggggaaacTGCCTccattaccccccccccccccctccccccggACCATAGACCATACACCAGACCCCGAAGGGTTGCATTAGTTCATTCCATTCGGTATATAACTGATACCTGTGAATAACATTATTATCAAACCGTAGGATAATATAACCGAACATCCTACGACCATATGAACAAGAATAATAAATGATATATGCAAACATAACGTTATATAATGAAACTGAATGCCACATAATatgtgaaacaagtatcaaccattcaatgttatagtacttcGGTTataacttttaacattaaccattcaatgttttaataactgtaacacccccatttattaaggagcctttagctaggcattcccaaataaataggactgttaccatctcggtttgccgaggtagtgaataacaaagtccaactcaccaaagtactttaataaaaactttaatgattacatatgtcttacaatttttaatcaactagaacttaatgcaaaaataaatacaactcgcagcggaaattaaataagtgatataactacatttgtgatctagactcctgcaggtccgaaagctcacgcgcccaagctccccatatccagctaactcaaaacctgctattttaaatctgctccccatttaaccggaaatattaaatggttcaccacaggatgccaacaattaaagcaggcatcaattttattttgacacagaagcaaacacgtcaaccaatggttgagtaggaataaccaacaacaagtcaaagtaaaatgatatgatatataatgccaatacaactgagctcatcacccgaaacacccattcatcccgccaatccctggcccggggtatccatcattccaaccgaagttgaagtatccaccatcccaaccgaagttgaggtatccaccatcccagtataaaactgaggtatccaacaattacgatatatAGCAATAACAATACCATAACAATAACCATAACTCGTCTCAGACCAaatctgaggtatccaataaacaatatgaataaaccaaTAACTAAAATATAATTCCATGACATATAATTCACATCCGTTAATCCATCCAAtttcacaatacttttataaattccacaaaccaaaaaagacaagacgagttgagtagttgtCTTACCTTTTCAGCAATACTCCAATTACGAAATCAACTAAAAATATCCTTCAGCAAATCCATttcacaaatccgtcacctaaataataataataataataataataataataataataataataataataataataataataataataataataataataataataataataataataataataataataataataataataataataataatatacaatTACTAACTTACTCAAAAATTacactaattaaattataattaaattaattaaactaattaaactaattagtaaataatacatgattattataattaatttattcaaccCAAACCCCAACTAAAACCCACGACTAACTTCCCCAACAATACCCGTTTTTTTACACGACCAACACACAGCCACAACTCCAAAATCCCGACTCCTAATCACCACCCAACTACCACCTAGCCAGCCACCACACTCACCCTACCTGCCACGGTACAACCAACCCATCTAACTCCGACCAGCCTCCACCCGAGCCCACCTTAAATACCTGCCCTAACCTCGCATGAAAAAATACGAAACCGACGCAACTTAACAACTCGCGGTTTACACTACTAATCACAACCACCACGAACATCcgccactactactaccaccacctGCAACCTAACCGCCCCCTATCACCGGCAGCACCACACCACACCACTGCCATAGCCATGCCCTAATCGAACCCAAAGAAAGACACACGACTTCCTACTAGCTACAACCACCACACGCACCACCATTGGACACCATTGACACCACCCAACCCATAAACCAATAGCCTGTCCACGACGCTTCCCAACAACTCCTAACCACCACTCAAACCGCCCCTACAAACCTAAACAAACACGCCCTAACCAACCCCCTTAAACCCGACACAAACACGTACTCACCTCCTCTCACCACCAGTGGCCACAatcgtggtctcccttgacccacggtggtcctaCCCCAATCCACGGTCTCTCACGACACCTCACGATCACCTAGAAACGATGCACAACCCATATATTACACAAACACGCTGCTACCACCACCATCCGGCACCCACCGTACCAACCACCCCATGAAACCACCCCATCACCACCATGAGGACCTCCCACAGCCGCCCTAACCAGCCACCCAGATCCCGTGTGCATACGACAACCAAGCAAGCTACAATCTCCGTCTTAAGGTTCACGGCCTCCCCCTTTTAGACGCCCAATCCGCCACCCAtggtggtcaacgacggtcacAAACAGTCTTAAGAGAATCAAGGTGGTCAAAGGTAGCTACTAAGATCAACGGTACTGATCATGGTGGTCTATACGGTGTACAAACGTTAACATAAATTATTAAGACAATATAAACATTAGTTCAGACGATCTTACCTTTTATCCTTTATTCGCTCTTTCCGTCTCTTAAACTCCTTCTTCTATTTTTATGAATTATGTTTTAGCTATCATagtatttatagtctagaatTAAAGAGTATATgatgtcaattaggaaactattgcccttttcaattattattagaaattaccatattattattatacttattattttattattaaatcccgattcAAATCTCGACTACTACTCATATTAGGCCTTAATATAATCAGCCTAATTATTTACATCACACGGCCCAAGCCTTAATTAGCTTTTAAGTCTAATTCTGACtcgcttacttactttattatttaattaacgtcttatttgcaattattattataaatcccattaattaattatttaaattacataatttattatcataaattattatcatactacggagtattacaataactctaaccataacatgaactctggatgcgaggttgatgtgaccataatttaagcacatttagtccccgaattagccttgttcccatgctttttagtgcatatttgggtcatttattgtctttagtcctttgtttttcatattctttggattttgtgtccttggtaggaaaggagtgcaaacctcttattttcatggcaaaatagagctaaattgattgaattcaatgaccaagcatcaaggagagacaagattagaaggcctttgtacatactattgTAGATGGGCAAttatgagaaaagatccttgcatccccgaggacatcctcaaggattttatgaagagaaaggaagaaaagaagaaaggaagaagttgTAAGACAATCTGAGCGGATttcccacaatccgcccgtccaagaggagcaatccgagcgtcttccccagctggacgcccgtccagaaccccaacaatccgcccgtccaccaccacaatccgctcgtccaaaacacccacaatccgcccgtcccgtgccctggacgctcggattgtgtgtcagctatttcgtcttctacatgattcaaggaaggatgcgcatatttttccaaagaccggcgaaaaggagaccggagtctctctggagaccggcgattcctcaaggacttaatcgtcatttaagcccttagttaaccctaatttatgtacctaatccccactataaataacccattagtctaattagattagcatgttcttcttagcaatctttagtgtagttaatatcaatcaaatctctctttaatcttataatcaacatttaatcaagtcttaatacaaatttcatttccttaatctctctcttttgttcatccttaattttgggtaattgaagattatttgggttattattgtgagattgacaaccttccaatcaagcatcaagtacttctattattctttgctttattattggaatcattagtaggtataattctctatatccctttttaattattgttaatcattttcatttattcatcatgttttactttgttggtatgattgacaaccttgctagcatgttcaacatgataatgagtaagtagtttccttagctagggttaatgggtaattaggggaaaccaacatggggaatgattcatgcttaatttaatatgttttcatagtttatttgcttgcttgttgtgatctcaacttatgcacatgttatgtttgatgaaatgcgagcctatagattcttgcattttttacccatcacctatcttttcaatgagacttgtaagacataaaccaactcgagtctcattagaccatgcatatagttgagtagggaagattaagtcgacttgtaggtgttgtacaatctaatcgattcggctccgggacccaaactttcctaggattgtaagatataaaccaactcgatccatcacaacaataattttttttttgttgaaaatgtgaaaatatattaataatatggataattaagttttacactATCACCAAACTACACGACATTTTTTCAATCTAATACATCAGGTAATCGATACTAAGCATACACTGGTTCCCATGGCAATTTTGTCATCTTCAGAGTCCATTTTCGCTCTTGGCATCTCCCTTGTATGTCTTGCTTTACTTGTCTCAGAATGTATCTAGGCGCCAATACTCTAGCTTCAATTCTCGCAATATTTCTGGCATTCCATATATGATACCATAAAGCTACAATTGCAGCCCCAATAATCTGCTTCTTCACCAAAGAGGTGCACCTCCATTTAATAAACCAATCCACCACTCTTGTCTTAGGAATTGACAAACCAAGCCACGCATTGAAGAGATCCCAGCGGAGTGTGCTATAAGTACATTCAGAGAACAAATGCTGTTGAGTTTCATTCTGTGAAGAGCGGATTGCACATGCCATATCAGTACTGATCCCAAAATTAAAGAGCCTATCCCTAGTCATCAGGCGACCCTGGACTATAAGCCAGGCAATAAAGGCATGTCTGGGAATCAGGGTCCTATTCCAGATCAGAGGGTACCAGGACACAAGTTGATGCTACCCCATAAGCCATTTATACCCATTGGACACAAGATAACTCCCTGGTAGCAAAGCCCAAGTCCCAGTTGCAAAACCATCTTTCATAATGTCCTTTACTTGACAGATTTTCCGCCAAGTCCAACTAGTGTTAACAGAGGGTTTATAATCAAACCAGTCCCTtcctttcatatacacatgacAAACCCACCTAAGCCATAGATGGTCACTCTTCATAGCCAGCCAACTTGTGTATTTGCCAATCACAGCAGTGTTCCACAATCTGGAGTTAACAATACCCAGGCCACCATACTTATTGTCTTTGCATATCTTATCCCAATTGACAGAGGGAGTTTTACCATACTGGTCAGAACCAGACCAGAGGTAATTCCTGCATATCCCCTCAATCCTATCAATTACAGTAAGAGGGATAACAAAAATTCGAGTCCAATAGGAATGCAACTGACTAAGGACAGCTTTAATGAGGACAAGCCTCCCTGCATAACTCAGTTTCTTAGCCCCCCAACTTCGAATTCTAGTCGCCACCTTCTCAATGAGTCTTGTACAGTCACCAATACCCATCCTTTTGTGAGAAATGGGTACCCCCAGGTATCTAAATGGGAAGACACCAGGTTTGAAACCAGAGATTCTCAAAATGTAGTCTATCTCACCTTGCTCCATACCATTAAAATAGATATCTGATTTTTCAGTGTTCATTTCCAAACCAGAGGAGCAAGAGAAAGAAGCAAAAGCCCTTAGAAGCACCTTAATGGAAGTTCTGTCACCCCTACTGAATATCAATAGGTCATCAGCAAAGCAGAGGTGAGTTAATTTTAATGGTCTACAGAGGGGGTGATAGTTGAAATCAACCCTGCTAGTGACTTCATTCAGTACCCTACTTAGATACTCCATacaaatggtgaataggaggggaGATAAGGGATCCCTCTGCCTAATTCCCCTTTTGCCAGGGAAATACCCAAAAGAAGAACCATTAAGTGCTATGGTGTACCAAGGAGTAGTCACACAAGTCATGATCCAATTAATCATTCTTTCAGGAAATTTCAAGGCATGCagcatttgatcaataaaactcCACTCTACTGAGTCATATGCTTTCTTTAAATCTATCTTCATAATACTTCTGGGAGAGAAGGTTCTCCTCTTATAAAGCCTCACTAGGTCATGACAAATCAGTATATTGTCCACAATGTCCCTACCCTGGATGAAGGCACTCTGGGATTCACTTATAATAGAAGGCAGAACTTTAGCCAATCTATTGAACAAAACCTTGGAAATGATTTTGTACAGGACATTGCAACACGCAATAGGTCTGAAATCAGCAACAGTTACAGGACGAGCTTTTTTAGGTATTAGAGTAAGTGTAGTGGAGTTCACCTGTCTTAACAGCTGCCCAGAAATGAAAAATTTCTGCACAACCTCAACAATATCCTTTTCAATGATCACTGAAGCATCCCTAAAAAACTGAGAAGTATAACCATCTAGGCCTGGGGATTTATTGGCAGGAATAGAATTTAAAGCAGTCTGAATTTCTTCAATTGTAACAGTCCTAACCATCTCCTCCCCTTGCTCACTACTCACCACCTTCCCATTCCTCACAACAGGAACATAAATTCTCCTTACAGGCTTACTAGAGCCTAATAAAGCTTTATAGTAAGCAATGAAGGCCTCTTCAATTTCAGGAATGGTATTACATTGATGCCCTGCCATATCTTGAATAGTCAGTATTTTATTGCTCAGTCTTCTAGCCTTAATAAGGCTATGGAAATAATTCGTGTTATCATCACCCTCCTGCATCCAATGTGCCTTAGCTTTTTTAGCCAAGAAACTTCTCCTAGCATTCTCCAAATCTCTATAACAGTTGGAGGCTTCATTTTCTTCCTGCTGAATCATCAAGTTGAGTGGATCAGCATGGAGTTTTTCCTGAACATCATAAAGATGATGCTTAGCAAGCTTAGCAGAGGTTTTAATGTTAGCAAAAGCAGTACCATTCAACCCCTTCAGAGGATGTTTAAGCATTTTCAGCCTCTTCACCACCTGGAACATTTTAATACCATAAAGAGGCTTGTCCCATACTTCTTGGACCAATTCAAGAAACTGAGGGTCCttaccccacatattaaaatatttgaaCGACCCCTTTCTTTTGTCACCACCAGCAATCAAATTAATAGTACAGGGACAGTGATCAAACTCCCCTTCAGGATGAAACATAGGAATAGAATCAGGGAATTGATCAAGTCACTCATCATTACTCATGGCTCTATCAATCCTACTGAACACCATGGCACCTGGTTCATGTTTGTTGTTCCATGTGAAATAGGCACCATGGGCAGGAAGGTCAACAAGGCCACAATCATCCACACATTCCTGGAATCCTCTTAATTCATAATTGGAAACTTCAGACCCCACTCTTTCACACATAGCAAGAACATTGTTGAAATCACCCATGACCAACCAAGGACCATTAACAGCTTGTCTCATATTTCTCAAATAATCCCACAAAGGAATTCGTTCATGGACCTTATTAAATCCATAGATAACTGACATCCACCATGCCTGACCATTAATACAAGTGATCTTGACATAAATAACTTGAGCTTCAATACTGATGATGTCAAAAGTATAGTTGCCAAAATCCCAAATTATCCAAATCCTACCCCCATCATGAACAGAGGTATTATGCACAAGACTCCAGTTAGAACCAATTCCCTGATGTACTTTATTGATAGCATTAACCCTAACTCTAGTTTCTAATAATCCAAAAACTCCTATGTTATTATTATGCAGAAAATAGCTAACCTCCTTCTGTTTATTCACACTATTAATACCCCTCACATTCCAGAAGCCAATACTACCCATGTTCCTTTTGAGAAGAACTACCCTCCATTTCCCCTGCAAGGACTCTCCTGTAATGAACAGAATGTTCTAAGACCTTCATAAAAGTTCTTGTCCCACTGCCCAAGCATATCCCACCATGCCTAGTCATCTTAGTAATGATTCTGGCAGGTGTGAAGGACCTCCTAATAGTTGGCATTGGTGTAACCATCCCTGGCATAGGAGTAACCATCCCCCCTAAACTCTCAAGACCCATAGGACCCCGAGTTTGAACTATAGGTTGTTCAGGTTGTTCAGGTGCCACCTCAACATGCTCACCAGGAGGAACAGTCACATTCTGTGGAACTTTCTTAGGTCTCCAGACCTGATGAACTGGTCTAGACCCCTTTGTATTCTTAGCTTTCCTACAATCCCTAGCAATATGGCCCAACCCCTGACAGTCCGTGCAAAGAATGGGCTTCCATTCATAGTGAACAATTTGCCTGTGATTGTTGTCAAGTTCATCAGCAAATTGAATTACATCAAGTAATTCAGTCCCAATTTTGACCTCCACCATAATCCTAGCATGACCAAGGAAAGTTTTCAACAAGGTATTACTGTCACACCTCACTGGTTTACCCACAAGACCTGCAATCTTCATCAAAGCATTTCCCCAGAACTTCAATGGAAGGCCATAAAAGCGAATCCAAATAGGTACTACATCAACAGCCTCC is a window encoding:
- the LOC141657078 gene encoding uncharacterized protein LOC141657078, producing the protein MVRPLQLTNEDVESELKFWSSAVYCYVLGANPPFKVIDGFIKRVWGYTDFDKISFNSNGTFLVRFKTEEMKLRVLQAGPIFFDNNPLIVKEWTPESKMVKEAVDVVPIWIRFYGLPLKFWGNALMKIAGLVGKPVRCDSNTLLKTFLGHARIMVEVKIGTELLDVIQFADELDNNHRQIVHYEWKPILCTDCQGLGHIARDCRKAKNTKGSRPVHQVWRPKKVPQNVTVPPGEHVEVAPEQPEQPIVQTRGPMGLESLGGMVTPMPGMVTPMPTIRRSFTPARIITKMTRHGESLQGKWRVVLLKRNMGSIGFWNVRGINSVNKQKEVSYFLHNNNIGVFGLLETRVRVNAINKVHQGIGSNWSLVHNTSVHDGGRIWIIWDFGNYTFDIISIEAQVIYVKITCINGQAWWMSVIYGFNKVHERIPLWDYLRNMRQAVNGPWLVMGDFNNVLAMCERVGSEVSNYELRGFQECVDDCGLVDLPAHGAYFTWNNKHEPGAMVFSRIDRAMSNDE